One Halobacterium sp. DL1 DNA window includes the following coding sequences:
- a CDS encoding catalase/hydroperoxidase HPI(I) (has catalase and peroxidase activities), translating into MTRSNRDWWPNQLNLEILDQNARELGPMGEEFDYAEAFQSLDLDEVKADIEDVMTTSQDWWPADYGHYGPLFIRMAWHSAGTYRTSDGRGGAAEGAQRLAPLNSWPDNANLDKARRLLEPVKQKYGRELSWGDLIILAGNVAIESMGAKTFGFAGGREDAFDPDEAVDWGPEDEWEASERFDEDGELQTGLGATVMGLIYVNPEGPDGNPDPEASAANIRESFSRMAMNDEETVALIAGGHTFGKVHGADDPEEHVGPEPEAATIEQQGLGWESEHGSGKGADTITSGIEGPWTQAPTEWDAGYLDNLLEYEWAAQKGPGGAWQWLPVDEELRDAAPDAHGDEGVTPMMLTTDIALKRDPEYREIVERFQENPMEFGINFAKAWYKLTHRDMGPPERFLGPEVPDEEMLWQDPLPDADYDLVGEAEVAELKQEILDSELSVSQLVKTAWAAAATYRDSDKRGGPNGARIRLEPQRSWDVNEPAELETVLETLEGIQDEFNRLRSDDVRVSLADLIVLGGNAAVEQAAADAGYDVDVSFEPGRADATQEQTDVDSFDALKPKADGFRNYLGNEVERPAEELLVDRAELLNLTASEMTVLVGGLRALDANYEQSDLGVFTDRPGTLTNDFFVNLLDMDTEWEPAADAENVYEGRDRETGELEWTGSRVDLLFGSNSRLRAIAQVYGAEDAEEKFVRDFVDAWGKVMHLDRFDLE; encoded by the coding sequence ATGACTAGGTCCAACCGCGACTGGTGGCCGAACCAGCTGAATCTGGAGATCCTCGACCAGAACGCCCGCGAACTGGGTCCGATGGGCGAGGAGTTCGACTACGCCGAGGCGTTCCAGAGCCTCGACCTCGACGAGGTGAAGGCGGACATCGAGGACGTGATGACGACCTCCCAGGACTGGTGGCCGGCCGACTACGGCCACTACGGCCCGCTGTTCATCCGGATGGCGTGGCACAGCGCCGGGACGTACCGCACCAGCGACGGCCGCGGCGGCGCCGCCGAGGGCGCCCAGCGGCTCGCCCCGCTCAACAGCTGGCCCGACAACGCGAACCTCGACAAGGCGCGCCGACTGCTCGAGCCGGTCAAGCAGAAGTACGGCCGCGAGCTCTCCTGGGGCGACCTGATCATCCTGGCCGGGAACGTCGCCATCGAGTCGATGGGCGCGAAGACGTTCGGCTTCGCCGGCGGGCGCGAGGACGCCTTCGACCCCGACGAGGCCGTCGACTGGGGGCCCGAGGACGAGTGGGAAGCCTCCGAACGCTTCGACGAGGACGGCGAACTCCAGACCGGCCTCGGTGCCACCGTGATGGGACTCATCTACGTGAACCCGGAGGGCCCTGACGGCAACCCGGACCCGGAAGCCTCCGCGGCGAACATCCGGGAGTCGTTCAGCCGGATGGCGATGAACGACGAGGAGACGGTCGCGCTCATCGCCGGCGGGCACACGTTCGGGAAGGTCCACGGCGCCGACGACCCCGAGGAACACGTCGGGCCGGAGCCCGAAGCGGCCACCATCGAGCAGCAGGGCCTCGGCTGGGAGAGCGAGCACGGCTCGGGCAAGGGCGCCGACACCATCACCAGCGGCATCGAGGGCCCCTGGACGCAGGCACCGACCGAGTGGGACGCGGGCTACCTCGACAACCTGCTCGAGTACGAGTGGGCGGCCCAGAAGGGGCCCGGCGGCGCCTGGCAGTGGCTCCCGGTCGACGAGGAGCTCCGTGACGCCGCACCGGACGCCCACGGCGACGAGGGCGTGACGCCGATGATGCTCACGACGGACATCGCCCTGAAGCGCGACCCCGAGTACCGTGAGATCGTCGAGCGCTTCCAGGAGAACCCGATGGAGTTCGGCATCAACTTCGCGAAGGCCTGGTACAAGCTGACCCACCGCGACATGGGGCCGCCCGAGCGGTTCCTCGGCCCGGAGGTCCCGGACGAGGAGATGCTCTGGCAGGACCCCCTCCCGGACGCCGACTACGACCTGGTCGGAGAGGCGGAGGTCGCGGAACTCAAACAGGAGATCCTCGACTCGGAGCTCTCCGTCTCCCAGCTGGTCAAGACGGCCTGGGCGGCGGCGGCGACGTACCGCGACAGCGACAAGCGCGGCGGCCCGAACGGCGCGCGCATCCGCCTCGAACCGCAGCGCAGCTGGGACGTGAACGAGCCCGCGGAGCTCGAGACGGTGCTGGAGACCCTCGAGGGAATCCAGGACGAATTCAACCGCTTGCGGTCCGACGACGTGCGGGTCTCGCTCGCCGACCTGATCGTGCTGGGCGGTAACGCGGCCGTCGAGCAGGCGGCGGCGGACGCCGGCTACGACGTCGACGTTTCGTTCGAGCCGGGGCGTGCCGACGCCACCCAGGAGCAGACCGACGTCGACTCCTTCGACGCGCTGAAGCCGAAGGCCGACGGGTTCCGGAACTACCTCGGGAACGAGGTCGAGCGGCCGGCGGAGGAACTGCTCGTTGACAGGGCCGAACTGCTCAACCTGACCGCATCGGAGATGACGGTGCTGGTCGGCGGGCTGCGCGCGCTGGACGCCAACTACGAGCAGTCCGACCTCGGCGTCTTCACCGACCGGCCGGGGACGCTGACCAACGACTTCTTCGTGAACCTGCTCGACATGGATACGGAGTGGGAGCCGGCCGCGGACGCCGAGAACGTCTACGAGGGCCGCGACCGCGAGACCGGCGAACTCGAGTGGACGGGGTCCCGCGTGGACCTCCTCTTCGGGTCGAACTCCCGGCTCCGGGCCATCGCGCAGGTCTACGGCGCCGAGGACGCCGAGGAGAAGTTCGTGCGTGACTTCGTGGACGCGTGGGGCAAGGTCATGCACCTCGACCGCTTCGACCTCGAGTAA
- a CDS encoding histidine kinase, producing the protein MVDVRRAVASAVVGATGLAVAGIVLEHAVTETPPLSGLLLAGFGALVGAALAAGSVGVYRSSFTTTQTLRIGGWTTLGVFVTSAAVGLLYVYQAAVAAVPPAPLFSGAVVVGVSAVAHLLIGVNDARRVRAAALARERQKLAVLTRLVRHNLRTKAQYLYSYASRVRDGDDPETTADDIHDAGGDLAEMYETITSITDLFEDGSAGNRDVDLAATIDDVVAAQCEATPDATIETDVADGVTAVAGDRLGDAVEELVENAVEHNDSADPHVEVAAARDGDHVDVAVRDDGPGIPAVEREAVLGERELTQLDHGSGLGLWLVKWTLDSYGGDLLFDDGDEGGSRVTMRLRAA; encoded by the coding sequence ATGGTCGATGTTCGCCGAGCGGTCGCCTCAGCGGTCGTCGGTGCTACCGGACTCGCCGTCGCGGGTATCGTTCTCGAACACGCCGTTACCGAGACTCCGCCGCTGTCGGGCCTCCTGCTCGCGGGGTTCGGGGCGCTGGTCGGGGCCGCACTCGCGGCCGGCAGCGTCGGCGTCTACCGGTCGTCGTTCACGACCACGCAGACGCTCCGCATCGGGGGGTGGACCACGCTCGGCGTCTTCGTCACCAGCGCCGCCGTCGGCCTGCTGTACGTCTACCAGGCGGCGGTCGCAGCCGTACCGCCGGCGCCGCTGTTCTCCGGGGCCGTCGTCGTCGGCGTGAGCGCGGTCGCACACCTCCTCATCGGCGTCAACGACGCGCGCCGCGTCCGCGCCGCCGCGCTGGCCAGGGAGCGCCAGAAGCTCGCCGTGCTCACCCGACTCGTGCGCCACAACCTCCGCACGAAGGCCCAGTACCTCTACAGCTACGCCAGCCGGGTGCGGGACGGCGACGACCCGGAGACGACCGCCGACGACATCCACGACGCGGGCGGGGACCTCGCGGAGATGTACGAGACCATCACGTCGATCACTGACCTCTTCGAGGACGGGTCCGCCGGGAACCGCGACGTCGACCTCGCGGCGACCATCGACGACGTCGTGGCTGCCCAATGCGAGGCCACCCCGGACGCGACCATCGAAACCGACGTCGCCGACGGCGTGACCGCCGTGGCGGGCGACCGCCTCGGGGACGCCGTCGAGGAACTTGTCGAGAACGCCGTCGAGCACAACGACAGCGCGGACCCGCACGTCGAAGTGGCGGCGGCCCGGGACGGCGACCACGTCGACGTCGCCGTCCGCGACGACGGCCCCGGCATTCCGGCCGTCGAGCGGGAAGCGGTGCTCGGCGAGCGTGAACTCACGCAGCTCGACCACGGCAGCGGGCTGGGGCTGTGGCTCGTGAAGTGGACCCTCGACAGCTACGGCGGCGACCTCTTGTTCGACGACGGCGACGAGGGCGGCAGCCGGGTAACGATGCGGCTCCGCGCGGCCTGA
- a CDS encoding tRNA (pseudouridine-N1)-methyltransferase, producing MRQFVVLGHDAPTDPEFPLDDLSGGAGRLDVLCRCVSAALFLSHGIREDVQVWLVLSDEVTVRIDGSELRYMSPDERNVASLLQQAIEAKDRAIGHREAESTPGIHVSTRGFEAVLDDVDGTVVELHEDGTPLADLEPPADPVFVLSDHNDFTEREAALLAEASDRRVRVGPEVLHADHTVTVTHNYLDTDGFTDY from the coding sequence ATGCGCCAGTTCGTCGTCCTCGGGCACGACGCGCCCACCGACCCAGAGTTCCCGCTCGACGACCTCTCGGGCGGCGCGGGCCGACTCGACGTGCTCTGCCGCTGCGTGAGCGCGGCGCTGTTCCTCTCCCACGGCATCCGCGAGGACGTGCAGGTGTGGCTCGTGCTGTCCGACGAGGTGACCGTGCGCATCGACGGCAGCGAGTTGCGGTACATGAGTCCCGACGAGCGCAACGTCGCCAGCCTCCTCCAGCAGGCCATCGAGGCCAAAGACCGGGCCATCGGCCACCGCGAGGCCGAGTCGACGCCCGGCATCCACGTCTCGACGCGCGGCTTCGAGGCCGTCCTCGACGACGTCGACGGCACTGTCGTCGAACTCCACGAGGACGGCACGCCGCTCGCGGACCTCGAACCGCCCGCGGACCCCGTCTTCGTGCTCTCGGACCACAACGACTTCACCGAGCGCGAGGCCGCGCTGCTCGCCGAGGCGAGCGACCGGCGGGTTCGCGTCGGCCCCGAGGTGCTCCACGCCGACCACACCGTCACCGTCACGCACAACTATCTCGACACCGACGGCTTCACCGACTACTGA
- a CDS encoding glucose-6-phosphate isomerase: protein MHVDLGNALAETATPGVPEDALTRLDERVADAHDRIAAGMADDKFGYAALNLPETADADAVREAVEPFADSETLLTVGIGGSALGAATLVDALDSDLDCHFLDNVDPEHVTGLLNDVDLSETAVHVVSRSGTTAETLANFLVVREAMADAGVDWTERTFVTTGLDGNLRDLADEHDLPALAVPEGVPGRFSALSTVGLPAAALAGHDVEAILAGGRDGMDALADSLFDCPAYAYGAVAYALDQRGASTNAMMPYAEGLETFAEWFAQLWAESLGKDGLGQTPARALGATDQHSQLQLYRAGPRDKLVTLVRPTERADRDIPETELEGLDYLAGHSLGDLLDAEFEATEASLAESGVPNVRVEIDAVDERSLGRLLYDMEAACMLAGELYGVETFTQPAVEWGKEAARGLLRGEEWLPEKRHLGVE from the coding sequence ATGCACGTAGACCTGGGGAACGCGCTCGCCGAGACGGCGACGCCGGGGGTCCCCGAGGACGCGCTCACTCGCCTCGACGAGCGCGTCGCCGACGCACACGACCGCATCGCAGCGGGGATGGCCGACGACAAGTTCGGCTACGCCGCGCTGAACCTCCCGGAGACCGCCGACGCCGACGCCGTCCGCGAGGCCGTCGAGCCGTTCGCCGACAGCGAGACGCTGCTGACCGTGGGCATCGGCGGCAGCGCGCTCGGCGCGGCGACGCTCGTCGACGCCCTCGACTCGGACCTCGACTGCCACTTCCTCGACAACGTCGACCCCGAACACGTCACCGGCCTGCTCAACGACGTCGACCTCTCAGAGACGGCAGTCCACGTCGTCTCGCGCTCCGGGACGACCGCGGAGACGCTCGCGAACTTCCTCGTCGTCCGCGAGGCGATGGCCGACGCGGGCGTCGACTGGACCGAGCGCACGTTCGTCACCACCGGCCTCGACGGCAACCTCCGGGACCTCGCCGACGAACACGACCTCCCAGCGCTGGCAGTCCCCGAGGGCGTGCCCGGCCGGTTCTCCGCGCTCTCGACGGTCGGCCTCCCCGCGGCGGCGCTCGCCGGCCACGACGTCGAGGCGATTCTCGCGGGCGGCCGGGACGGGATGGACGCGCTCGCCGACTCGCTGTTCGACTGCCCCGCGTACGCCTACGGCGCGGTCGCGTACGCCCTCGACCAGCGCGGCGCGAGCACCAACGCGATGATGCCGTACGCGGAGGGCCTAGAGACGTTCGCGGAGTGGTTCGCACAGCTCTGGGCGGAGAGCCTCGGGAAGGACGGCCTCGGCCAGACGCCCGCGCGGGCGCTCGGCGCCACCGACCAGCACAGCCAGCTCCAGCTCTACCGCGCGGGGCCCCGGGACAAACTCGTCACGCTCGTGCGGCCCACAGAGCGCGCGGACCGCGACATCCCCGAAACCGAACTCGAGGGCCTCGACTACCTCGCGGGCCACAGCCTCGGCGACCTGCTCGACGCGGAGTTCGAGGCCACCGAGGCGAGCCTCGCCGAGTCGGGCGTGCCCAACGTCCGCGTCGAGATAGACGCCGTCGACGAGCGCTCGCTCGGCCGCCTGCTGTACGACATGGAGGCCGCCTGCATGCTCGCCGGCGAACTGTACGGCGTGGAGACGTTCACCCAGCCCGCCGTCGAGTGGGGGAAGGAGGCAGCCCGCGGCCTGCTGAGGGGGGAGGAGTGGCTGCCGGAGAAACGCCACCTCGGCGTCGAGTAG
- a CDS encoding endonuclease produces MAVQRFDAPTPTEFVDAAKAAFRDGAVLTVQGRCEVEYEGRTSGYLGDGDRLLVAKPDGTFLVHQPTGHKPVNWMPGGGTVEARESDGDVVLLARRTNPSERVEARIREVYGVTRYDAEDGATYEESGTEAEMHEYIEANPDVLEEDLRIVEHERETKYGFVDFYAVDRDGTPVVVEVKRIQATLNHFDQLQRYVDLYEGTNDSVRGMLVAPSASERVQRALRDNDLEFVELAEFGLDAKGAMEAKLTDF; encoded by the coding sequence ATGGCAGTACAGCGTTTCGACGCGCCGACCCCGACCGAGTTCGTCGACGCGGCGAAGGCGGCGTTCCGGGACGGCGCGGTGTTGACGGTGCAGGGCCGCTGCGAGGTGGAGTACGAGGGCCGGACGAGCGGCTACCTCGGGGACGGCGACCGCCTGCTCGTGGCCAAACCAGACGGCACGTTCCTCGTCCACCAGCCGACCGGGCACAAGCCCGTCAACTGGATGCCGGGCGGCGGGACGGTCGAGGCTCGTGAGAGCGACGGCGACGTCGTGCTGCTCGCGCGGCGCACGAACCCCAGCGAGCGCGTCGAGGCCCGCATCCGGGAGGTGTACGGTGTCACGCGCTACGACGCGGAGGACGGCGCGACGTACGAGGAGTCCGGCACGGAGGCCGAGATGCACGAGTACATCGAGGCGAACCCCGACGTGCTCGAGGAGGACCTCCGCATCGTCGAACACGAGCGCGAGACGAAGTACGGCTTCGTCGACTTCTACGCGGTCGACCGCGACGGCACGCCCGTGGTCGTGGAGGTCAAGCGTATCCAGGCGACGCTGAACCACTTCGACCAGTTGCAGCGCTACGTCGACCTCTACGAGGGAACGAACGACTCGGTTCGGGGGATGCTAGTCGCGCCGTCGGCCTCCGAGCGCGTCCAGCGCGCGCTCCGGGACAACGACCTGGAGTTCGTCGAACTCGCGGAGTTCGGCCTCGACGCGAAGGGCGCGATGGAGGCCAAGCTCACGGACTTCTGA
- the rnhB gene encoding ribonuclease HII (RNH2; RNase HII; binds manganese; endonuclease which specifically degrades the RNA of RNA-DNA hybrids), whose product MAFGVDEAGKGPVLGSMFAAAVAGDPADLPDGVADSKRLAPERRDELDERIRARCAVGVAEIPVARIDDPETDMNALTVAAQADALSQVASDGLAGHVDAGDVDAERFGRRVADAVTADVDITAEHGADDEYDFVAAASIVAKVARDSHVAELATGHGDVGSGYPSDPTTREFLSEYVREHGCLPDCARESWQTSRDALAAAEQSGLDEF is encoded by the coding sequence ATGGCCTTCGGCGTCGACGAGGCGGGGAAGGGACCGGTGCTCGGGTCGATGTTCGCGGCGGCCGTCGCGGGCGACCCCGCGGACCTCCCCGACGGCGTCGCGGACTCCAAGCGCCTCGCGCCCGAGCGCCGCGACGAACTCGACGAGCGAATCCGGGCGCGCTGCGCGGTCGGCGTCGCCGAGATTCCGGTCGCGCGCATCGACGACCCGGAGACGGACATGAACGCGCTCACCGTCGCCGCACAGGCCGACGCGCTCTCGCAGGTCGCCAGCGACGGCCTCGCGGGCCACGTCGACGCCGGCGACGTCGACGCCGAGCGCTTCGGCCGCAGGGTCGCAGACGCCGTCACCGCGGACGTCGACATCACGGCCGAGCACGGCGCCGACGACGAGTACGACTTCGTCGCGGCGGCGAGCATCGTGGCGAAGGTCGCCCGCGACAGCCACGTCGCGGAGCTCGCTACCGGCCACGGGGACGTCGGGTCGGGCTACCCCAGCGACCCCACCACCCGAGAGTTCCTGAGCGAGTACGTCCGCGAGCACGGCTGTCTACCGGACTGCGCCCGGGAGTCCTGGCAGACGAGTCGGGACGCGCTGGCGGCCGCCGAGCAGTCTGGGCTCGACGAGTTCTGA
- a CDS encoding preprotein translocase subunit SecF encodes MPSFEVPEVDLSQYSMRELVAPPLAVLVVALAILGATFALTGSPVALGIEFTGGTEIVVETGASQSEVVSAFADRGHDVTSIRPIGTDGNSYLLEFQTTDEAVQNDITNAATDAGYEVVQSQSSTATFGKSTQELALLGVAGAFVGMSVVVFLLFRTFVPSIAVVLSAFSDIVIPLALMNVFGIELSLGTVAALLMLIGYSVDSDILLNNQVLRRSGSFWESVERAMRTGVTMTVTSIIAMAVMSVVSYIFGIQLLTDIGIVLVFGLTADLMNTYLMNVTLLRWYKFEGVAR; translated from the coding sequence ATGCCCAGTTTCGAGGTCCCGGAGGTCGACCTCAGCCAGTACTCCATGCGGGAACTCGTCGCCCCCCCGCTGGCCGTCCTGGTCGTCGCGCTCGCCATCCTCGGCGCGACGTTCGCCCTCACGGGGTCACCGGTCGCCCTCGGTATCGAGTTCACGGGTGGGACGGAGATCGTCGTCGAGACCGGCGCCTCGCAGTCCGAGGTCGTCTCCGCGTTCGCGGACCGAGGCCACGACGTCACCTCCATCCGCCCCATCGGTACCGACGGCAACAGCTACCTCCTCGAGTTCCAGACCACCGACGAGGCGGTCCAGAACGACATCACTAACGCCGCCACCGACGCCGGCTACGAGGTCGTCCAGTCCCAGAGCAGCACCGCCACGTTCGGCAAGTCGACCCAGGAGCTCGCCCTGCTCGGCGTCGCGGGCGCGTTCGTCGGGATGAGCGTCGTCGTCTTCCTCCTGTTCCGAACGTTCGTGCCGAGCATCGCCGTCGTGCTCTCGGCGTTCAGCGACATCGTCATCCCGCTCGCGCTGATGAACGTCTTCGGCATCGAGCTCTCCCTGGGGACCGTCGCCGCGCTGCTGATGCTCATCGGTTACAGCGTCGACTCCGACATTCTCCTCAACAACCAGGTGCTGCGCCGCTCGGGGAGCTTCTGGGAGAGCGTCGAGCGGGCGATGCGCACCGGCGTCACGATGACGGTCACGTCCATCATCGCGATGGCCGTGATGTCCGTCGTCTCCTACATCTTCGGCATCCAGTTGCTCACGGACATCGGCATCGTGCTCGTGTTCGGCCTGACCGCTGACCTGATGAACACATATCTCATGAACGTCACGCTGCTGCGGTGGTACAAATTCGAGGGGGTGGCACGATGA
- a CDS encoding preprotein translocase subunit SecD has product MSWLRENWRVSFLVVLLLASSVALFAPGIGASGTNADGESVDRPTNLNYGLELSGGVRLRASVVGVTAENVTVTEDNERAIEQEVAAALSLDNSSVRARPLQDVVEVYSNNSVAEVRTALTELGYQPRQVRQGVTEATRDTIVSTISSKVDQTGFSGASVYDVNPRGGGEQYIVVEVPGRNASQVQRLIEGRGEVEMWAYYPQNGNQTNATVLGSEDLAQVDPPTTNPQTGQPQVPVELTPQAAERFANQMQQYGFTSSQGIRNCQFPAEEGTSHCLLTVLDGEVVYSANMGPGLANLIESGEFESNPTFVVTANSMEEARELQVNLRAGALPAELDFEDSYYVAPSFAERYKPLSLVTGIAAAIAVALTVFARYGEAKVAIPMVFTALSEVVILLGFAAVSGLALDLSHIAGLIAVIGTGVDDLVIIADEVMTEEVSSSRVFQSRFRKALWIIGAAAVTTIIAMSPLAVLSLGDLRGFAIVTILGVLIGVIITRPAYGDILRRLLTDNR; this is encoded by the coding sequence ATGAGCTGGCTCCGCGAGAACTGGCGCGTCAGCTTCCTCGTGGTCCTGCTGCTCGCCAGTTCGGTCGCGTTGTTCGCGCCCGGCATCGGCGCGAGCGGCACGAACGCCGACGGCGAGAGCGTCGACCGGCCCACGAATCTCAACTACGGGCTCGAACTCTCCGGCGGCGTCCGCCTGCGGGCGTCCGTCGTCGGCGTCACCGCCGAGAACGTGACCGTCACGGAGGACAACGAGCGGGCCATCGAACAGGAGGTCGCGGCGGCGCTCTCCCTGGACAACAGTAGCGTCCGCGCCCGCCCCCTCCAGGACGTCGTCGAGGTGTACTCGAACAACTCGGTCGCGGAGGTCCGCACCGCGCTCACCGAACTCGGCTACCAGCCACGGCAGGTCCGCCAGGGCGTGACCGAGGCGACACGGGACACCATCGTCAGCACCATCTCGAGCAAGGTCGACCAGACCGGCTTCTCCGGCGCGTCCGTCTACGACGTCAACCCGCGCGGGGGCGGCGAGCAGTACATCGTCGTCGAGGTGCCGGGCCGCAACGCCTCCCAGGTCCAGCGGCTCATCGAGGGCCGCGGCGAGGTCGAGATGTGGGCGTACTACCCGCAGAACGGCAACCAGACGAACGCGACGGTGCTCGGTAGCGAGGACCTCGCGCAGGTCGACCCGCCGACGACTAACCCCCAGACCGGCCAGCCGCAGGTCCCGGTCGAGCTCACCCCGCAGGCGGCCGAACGGTTCGCCAACCAGATGCAGCAGTACGGGTTCACGTCGAGCCAGGGCATCCGCAACTGCCAGTTCCCCGCCGAGGAGGGGACCAGTCACTGTCTGCTGACGGTGCTCGACGGCGAGGTCGTCTACTCCGCGAACATGGGGCCCGGACTCGCCAACCTCATCGAGAGCGGCGAGTTCGAGAGCAACCCGACGTTCGTCGTCACGGCGAACTCCATGGAGGAGGCCCGCGAACTGCAGGTGAACCTCCGTGCCGGCGCGCTCCCGGCCGAACTCGACTTCGAGGACTCCTACTACGTCGCGCCGAGCTTCGCCGAGCGGTACAAGCCGCTGTCGCTCGTGACCGGCATCGCGGCCGCGATCGCCGTCGCGCTCACCGTCTTCGCCCGCTACGGCGAGGCGAAGGTCGCCATCCCGATGGTGTTCACCGCGCTCTCTGAGGTGGTCATCCTGCTCGGGTTCGCGGCGGTCTCCGGGCTCGCGCTCGACCTCTCGCACATCGCGGGGCTCATCGCGGTCATCGGGACAGGGGTGGACGACCTCGTCATCATCGCCGACGAGGTGATGACCGAGGAGGTGTCCTCCAGCCGCGTCTTCCAGAGCCGCTTCCGGAAGGCGCTGTGGATCATCGGCGCGGCCGCGGTGACCACCATCATCGCGATGTCGCCGCTGGCCGTGCTCTCGCTGGGTGACCTCCGCGGGTTCGCCATCGTCACCATCCTCGGCGTGCTCATCGGGGTCATCATCACGCGACCGGCGTACGGCGACATCCTCCGTCGCCTGCTGACGGACAACCGGTAG
- a CDS encoding pseudouridylate synthase has product MTILEDARRVLAEDPICDACVGRCFADRSFGLTNAERGRALRTTVALEEDEPYESPDTADCWVCEGASGRFEAFAELVAEALKDEEFDTYQVGTRAPPLVEENETMLRDLAGLPEDAGEQFKSECNREVGKRVGQATGAEVDFGRPDVLAILDVEDETVDVTVNSTFVYGRYRKLERGIPQTKWPCSDCNGTGTLVDSPCPHCDATGFLYPESVEQLTAPPVVEAMDGGEASFHGAGREDIDALMLGTGRPFVVEVQRPQDRHPDAEALEEAINEYAEGKVEVEGVRLAAYDMVERVKELDAKKRYRAQVEFDAPVSEDDFEAALAELDGATIEQETPQRVSHRRAELVRTREVYDIDGEQTDDTHAIVEIEGEGGLYIKELVSSDDGRTVPSLAGLLGVEATVTALDVVAVEGEAEAFEDEDFFR; this is encoded by the coding sequence ATGACCATCCTGGAGGACGCGCGGCGGGTGCTGGCGGAGGACCCCATCTGCGACGCCTGCGTCGGGCGGTGTTTCGCGGACCGGAGTTTCGGGCTGACGAACGCCGAGCGCGGGCGGGCGCTCCGGACGACCGTCGCGCTGGAGGAGGACGAGCCCTACGAATCCCCTGACACCGCGGACTGCTGGGTCTGCGAAGGGGCCTCTGGGCGCTTCGAGGCGTTCGCCGAGTTAGTCGCCGAGGCCCTCAAGGACGAGGAGTTCGACACCTACCAGGTGGGGACACGGGCGCCCCCATTAGTCGAGGAGAACGAGACGATGCTGCGGGACCTCGCGGGCCTCCCCGAGGACGCGGGCGAGCAGTTCAAGTCCGAGTGCAACCGGGAGGTCGGCAAGCGCGTCGGGCAGGCGACGGGCGCGGAGGTGGACTTCGGGCGGCCGGACGTCCTCGCGATTCTGGACGTCGAGGACGAGACGGTCGACGTGACCGTGAACTCGACGTTCGTCTACGGGCGCTACCGGAAACTCGAGCGCGGCATCCCGCAGACGAAGTGGCCCTGCAGCGACTGCAACGGGACCGGGACGCTCGTGGACTCGCCGTGTCCGCACTGCGACGCCACGGGGTTCCTCTACCCGGAGAGCGTCGAGCAGTTGACCGCGCCGCCCGTCGTCGAGGCGATGGACGGCGGGGAGGCGTCGTTCCACGGCGCGGGCCGCGAGGACATCGACGCGCTGATGCTCGGCACGGGGCGGCCGTTCGTCGTGGAGGTCCAGCGCCCGCAGGACCGCCACCCGGACGCCGAGGCCCTGGAGGAAGCCATCAACGAGTACGCGGAGGGGAAAGTCGAGGTGGAGGGCGTCCGCCTCGCCGCCTACGACATGGTCGAGCGCGTGAAGGAACTCGACGCGAAGAAGCGCTACCGCGCGCAGGTGGAGTTCGATGCCCCCGTGAGCGAGGACGACTTCGAGGCGGCGCTTGCCGAACTCGACGGTGCAACCATCGAGCAGGAGACGCCACAGCGCGTGAGCCACCGGCGCGCTGAACTCGTTCGCACGCGCGAGGTGTACGACATCGACGGCGAACAGACGGACGACACCCACGCAATCGTCGAGATAGAGGGCGAGGGCGGCCTCTACATCAAGGAACTCGTCTCAAGCGACGACGGCCGCACTGTCCCGAGTCTCGCGGGCCTGCTCGGCGTCGAGGCGACGGTCACGGCGCTCGACGTGGTCGCCGTCGAGGGCGAGGCTGAGGCCTTCGAGGACGAGGACTTCTTCCGCTGA